The Parashewanella spongiae genome has a window encoding:
- the glnG gene encoding nitrogen regulation protein NR(I) translates to MSEQVWILDDDNAIRWVIEKSLTSVNISNSSFVSAESLWHALVYSKPQIIISDIRMPGTDGLSLLERLQQNHPDIPVIIITAHSDLDSAVNAYQAGAFEYLSKPFDIDELTALAERALSHANESRSSKQIKSPLNVPEIIGEAASMQDVFRSIGRLSRSSMSVLINGQSGTGKELVAKALHKHSPRHAAPFIAINVAAIPNELIEAELFGHEKGAFTGANSGRIGRFEQANGGTLFLDEIGDMPLDVQTRLLRVLAEGHFYRVGGHEPVEVDVRIVAATHQNLQDLVARGDFRDDLFHRLNVIRIQLPSLAERQEDIPKLAQHFMQLAAKEINEEPKTLTAECLETMKAFAWPGNVRQLENTCRWLTVMASGQEVLSDDLPEDILTPQATTQVNTMMSWQEALAAWVDVQLENEQSELLHEVQLQTEQILFSRALKHTRGHKQEAAKLLGCGRNTLTRKIKELSI, encoded by the coding sequence ATGAGCGAGCAAGTTTGGATTTTAGATGATGACAATGCCATTCGTTGGGTGATCGAAAAGTCATTAACGTCGGTTAATATTAGCAATAGCAGTTTTGTGTCTGCGGAGTCTTTATGGCACGCCCTTGTGTATTCCAAGCCACAAATCATTATTTCAGACATCAGAATGCCTGGTACCGATGGTTTAAGTTTGCTGGAGCGATTACAACAGAATCACCCAGATATCCCGGTCATCATAATCACGGCTCACTCCGACCTAGATAGTGCTGTGAATGCATACCAAGCGGGTGCTTTTGAGTATTTATCTAAACCGTTTGATATTGATGAACTCACCGCTCTCGCCGAACGAGCACTCAGTCATGCCAATGAAAGTCGTTCAAGTAAACAGATTAAAAGCCCATTGAATGTGCCTGAAATTATTGGGGAAGCGGCGTCGATGCAAGACGTGTTTCGCTCCATAGGACGCTTATCACGATCATCCATGAGTGTACTGATAAATGGTCAATCAGGTACCGGTAAAGAATTAGTCGCCAAAGCCCTACATAAACACAGCCCAAGACACGCCGCACCTTTTATTGCCATCAATGTGGCAGCTATTCCTAATGAGTTAATTGAAGCCGAGCTGTTTGGCCATGAAAAAGGCGCATTTACAGGGGCCAATAGTGGACGCATAGGGCGTTTCGAACAAGCCAATGGCGGTACCCTATTTTTAGATGAAATCGGTGATATGCCACTCGATGTGCAAACCAGATTATTAAGAGTGTTGGCAGAAGGGCACTTTTATCGAGTCGGTGGGCATGAGCCCGTTGAAGTAGATGTTCGCATTGTGGCGGCCACTCATCAAAATTTACAAGATTTAGTGGCGAGAGGAGACTTTAGAGATGATTTGTTTCACCGACTCAATGTGATCCGTATTCAGTTGCCATCATTGGCTGAACGACAAGAAGATATTCCTAAATTAGCACAGCACTTCATGCAATTAGCCGCCAAAGAAATCAATGAAGAACCGAAAACATTAACGGCTGAATGCTTAGAAACGATGAAGGCCTTTGCTTGGCCGGGTAATGTTAGGCAGTTAGAGAATACCTGTCGTTGGCTTACGGTGATGGCTTCAGGACAAGAAGTGCTCAGTGACGATTTGCCTGAGGATATTTTAACCCCTCAGGCAACGACACAGGTTAATACCATGATGTCGTGGCAAGAGGCGTTGGCGGCCTGGGTTGATGTGCAGCTTGAGAATGAACAATCTGAGTTGCTCCATGAAGTACAACTGCAAACTGAACAAATATTATTTAGTCGAGCGCTCAAACACACCAGAGGTCATAAACAAGAAGCGGCCAAGTTACTTGGATGTGGCCGCAATACTTTGACGCGAAAAATAAAAGAATTATCTATTTAA
- a CDS encoding multidrug effflux MFS transporter — MPKASLPVLMMLVLLSPLAIDIYLPSMPAMALEFSISNSQIQSTLVLFLFSMGIGQILIGPLADKFGRRPVALFGVLLYGFSSLLAATANDFELLLLARVLQGLAACATSIVAFSAVRDCFAPNETAKLYSYLNGAICVIPALAPSLGGMLALQFGWRSNFIFMSLFAVVVMTIISLRFNETKPEHTVSDGKLYHWSRYLPILTEPHFLFYSFSCMTAMAAILCYVSYSPVWLIDHLGVSELYFSGLFALNAFINILACFIAPSICKKLGNRHTVMTAFSLFVATAILILLFQNPTIIQVLPPSFAFMLPMMLLCIGFALLLGPATSMALAAFGHRAGTATALLGCIQMSGAALISGLVQQTSLSAPNAIALVCCIAPLVLIIVMKQPRLAHWHHHDTDVSAAS; from the coding sequence ATGCCAAAAGCTTCGCTACCTGTACTTATGATGTTGGTATTACTCAGTCCATTAGCGATTGATATTTATCTACCTTCTATGCCAGCCATGGCGTTGGAATTCAGTATTTCTAATAGCCAGATACAATCGACGTTAGTGTTATTTTTATTTTCTATGGGCATAGGACAAATTTTAATTGGTCCATTAGCCGATAAATTCGGCCGCCGTCCCGTCGCCTTGTTTGGTGTCTTGCTCTATGGCTTCAGTAGCCTTTTAGCCGCGACAGCCAACGATTTCGAGCTGTTACTTCTCGCTCGTGTTCTGCAAGGTTTAGCCGCTTGTGCAACCTCGATAGTCGCATTCAGCGCCGTAAGAGATTGTTTTGCCCCAAATGAAACTGCAAAACTGTACAGCTATTTAAATGGTGCTATCTGTGTGATCCCAGCGCTTGCTCCAAGTTTAGGTGGCATGCTGGCATTACAATTTGGTTGGCGCTCTAACTTTATATTTATGAGCCTTTTCGCTGTGGTAGTGATGACCATCATAAGTTTACGTTTTAACGAAACCAAGCCTGAACATACGGTATCTGACGGTAAACTGTATCACTGGTCACGCTATTTGCCGATATTAACCGAACCACACTTTTTATTTTACTCGTTCAGTTGTATGACCGCCATGGCGGCCATTTTATGTTACGTGTCATACTCACCGGTTTGGTTAATTGACCATTTAGGTGTCTCTGAGCTGTATTTCAGTGGGTTATTTGCACTTAATGCATTCATCAATATTTTGGCCTGTTTTATTGCTCCTAGTATTTGTAAAAAGTTAGGTAACCGCCACACCGTGATGACTGCTTTCTCTTTATTTGTAGCAACAGCAATTCTGATCTTATTGTTCCAAAATCCAACAATAATTCAAGTACTGCCCCCCTCTTTTGCCTTCATGTTACCTATGATGCTGCTTTGTATCGGCTTTGCTTTACTGCTTGGGCCTGCGACCAGCATGGCACTTGCAGCATTTGGTCACCGCGCGGGTACGGCAACCGCTTTGTTAGGCTGTATTCAAATGAGTGGTGCCGCCTTGATCAGTGGCCTTGTGCAGCAAACCAGCCTGTCAGCGCCCAACGCTATCGCACTGGTTTGCTGCATTGCCCCATTAGTGTTGATCATCGTAATGAAGCAACCGCGGCTAGCTCATTGGCATCATCACGATACGGATGTTTCAGCGGCGTCCTAA
- a CDS encoding uracil-DNA glycosylase family protein translates to MVINKFSELLEKIQSCRHCEDHLPCPPKPVLQVHPDAKILIAGQAPGRKVQESCIPFDDASGDKLRRWLGVDKKQFYNEKQFAIVPMGFCFPGTSKQGDLPPRPECAAQWRQALLAQLPNIQLTLVIGQYAQQYHFGGKKMSVTDRVKQWKDYTPSRLALPHPSPRNIRWFQSNPWFDEQVIPYLQLQVQRLLNLGG, encoded by the coding sequence ATGGTTATTAACAAGTTCAGTGAGTTACTCGAAAAAATACAATCGTGCAGGCATTGCGAAGATCACTTGCCTTGCCCGCCAAAACCCGTGCTGCAAGTCCACCCTGATGCCAAAATATTAATTGCTGGACAAGCGCCTGGTCGGAAGGTGCAAGAGTCCTGTATCCCATTTGATGATGCCAGCGGGGATAAATTAAGGCGCTGGCTAGGCGTGGATAAAAAGCAATTTTATAATGAAAAGCAGTTTGCTATCGTCCCTATGGGTTTTTGCTTTCCTGGTACTAGCAAACAAGGGGATCTTCCACCTAGACCCGAGTGTGCAGCGCAGTGGCGACAGGCTTTATTAGCACAACTGCCCAATATTCAGCTGACACTGGTTATAGGTCAGTATGCACAGCAATATCATTTTGGTGGTAAAAAAATGTCGGTCACAGACAGGGTGAAACAATGGAAAGATTACACCCCTAGCCGACTGGCTTTACCTCACCCTAGTCCCAGAAATATCCGTTGGTTTCAGAGTAACCCTTGGTTTGATGAACAAGTCATTCCGTATTTACAATTACAGGTTCAAAGGCTATTAAACTTAGGGGGCTAG